The following proteins are encoded in a genomic region of Spirosoma sp. SC4-14:
- a CDS encoding Nramp family divalent metal transporter gives MEATNTTMKGWQRDNLENSMPDVHSSIHVPKNSGFFKTLMAYFGPGLMIAVGYMDPGNWATDIAGGAQFGYRLLSVVLISNLFAILLQHLALKLGIVTGRDLAQACRDHYSRPVAVGLWLLAEIAIAATDLAEVIGSAIALNLLFGLPLTVGILITGLDVLLLLYLQNKGFQTLERIVASLIFLIIGCFGYELIVSKPVVADVLNGLLPRPEVVTNPGMLYIAIGILGATVMPHNLYLHSSIVLTRNFDRNNEGRKSAIKFATIDSTVSLFLAFFINASILILSAATFHFSGNQHVADITDAHRLLDPILGVKLAGVLFAVALLASGQNSTLTGTLAGQIVMEGFLNLSVKPWLRRLITRLVAIVPALVVAILYGEHGTSELLVFSQVILSVQLSFAVVPLVSFTSDKLKMGRFVNPGWLKSVSWVVAVIIIGLNGYLLLDTLF, from the coding sequence ATGGAGGCTACGAATACAACCATGAAAGGATGGCAGCGGGATAATCTGGAAAATTCAATGCCCGATGTCCACAGTTCCATCCATGTGCCAAAGAATAGTGGTTTTTTTAAGACCCTGATGGCTTATTTTGGCCCAGGGCTAATGATTGCCGTTGGTTATATGGACCCCGGTAACTGGGCTACCGACATTGCCGGTGGAGCACAGTTTGGCTATCGGCTGCTATCGGTTGTGCTGATTTCTAATTTATTTGCCATTCTTCTTCAGCACCTGGCGCTTAAACTGGGTATTGTTACCGGTCGCGATCTGGCACAGGCCTGTCGTGACCACTACAGCCGTCCGGTGGCGGTTGGACTTTGGTTACTGGCCGAAATTGCCATTGCGGCTACCGATCTGGCCGAAGTGATAGGCTCGGCTATTGCCCTTAACCTGTTGTTTGGATTACCGCTAACGGTTGGTATCCTCATTACCGGACTCGATGTACTGTTGCTGTTATACCTCCAGAATAAAGGCTTTCAGACGCTCGAACGTATTGTGGCGAGCCTTATTTTTCTGATTATCGGTTGCTTTGGCTACGAACTTATTGTCTCGAAACCCGTAGTGGCCGATGTGCTGAACGGCCTGTTACCGCGTCCGGAAGTCGTTACAAATCCGGGTATGCTTTATATTGCTATCGGAATTTTGGGCGCAACGGTTATGCCGCATAACCTCTATCTGCACTCCAGTATTGTTCTGACCCGCAATTTCGACCGCAACAATGAGGGACGTAAGTCGGCCATTAAATTTGCTACGATCGATTCTACCGTTTCGCTCTTTCTGGCTTTTTTTATCAACGCTTCCATTCTGATTTTATCGGCGGCAACATTTCATTTTTCCGGTAATCAGCACGTGGCCGACATCACCGACGCACATCGGCTGCTCGACCCGATTCTGGGCGTAAAACTGGCGGGCGTATTGTTTGCTGTGGCATTGCTGGCTTCGGGGCAAAACTCGACGCTGACCGGTACGCTGGCCGGGCAGATTGTGATGGAGGGTTTTTTAAACTTAAGTGTTAAACCCTGGCTCCGTCGACTTATTACCCGACTGGTGGCAATTGTTCCGGCTCTGGTTGTTGCCATTCTTTACGGCGAACATGGTACATCCGAGCTATTGGTGTTTAGTCAGGTGATTTTATCCGTGCAACTGAGTTTTGCCGTTGTGCCATTAGTGTCGTTCACCAGCGATAAGCTGAAAATGGGCCGATTTGTAAATCCTGGCTGGCTAAAAAGTGTATCGTGGGTAGTGGCTGTCATTATTATCGGCCTGAACGGATATCTGCTGCTTGACACTCTTTTTTAA
- a CDS encoding glycosyltransferase, with protein MENKSHLLPERINVVIPLFNDWLAVGLLLERIQSVVDKPLLSRLAFLIVDDCSAINYETLPTGVGQSLSILRLYRNVGHQKAIALGLAFLADQPELYPTIVMDADGEDRPEDIHELVHRGTEKPGHVVFAHRAKRHESLTFRLFYSVYKSVFRLLTGKVITFGNFSLVPASQLRKLAHVSEIWNNYPGGVIRSRLPYTAVPLERGRRLAGESKMNFVSLVLHGLSAVSVLIDTTAVRLALFCVMMVVASILGICGLLYLKFFTNTSIPGWTSYLTFSFLIVILQAFLISLLLVFIVLSYRIQPQFIPARQFRDFVERLEKVY; from the coding sequence TTGGAGAATAAATCCCATTTGCTGCCCGAGCGTATAAATGTTGTCATACCACTATTTAATGACTGGCTGGCTGTAGGCTTGCTACTCGAGCGCATTCAATCGGTTGTTGACAAACCGTTACTCAGCCGACTGGCCTTCCTGATTGTAGACGATTGTTCCGCTATAAATTACGAAACGTTGCCAACAGGTGTTGGACAGTCGTTGTCTATACTTCGGCTTTATCGAAATGTTGGACATCAAAAAGCCATTGCCCTCGGATTGGCTTTTCTGGCCGATCAGCCCGAGCTATATCCAACCATTGTCATGGATGCAGATGGCGAAGACCGTCCCGAAGATATTCATGAACTCGTCCATCGAGGGACCGAGAAACCAGGCCATGTGGTTTTTGCACACCGGGCCAAACGCCACGAAAGTTTGACCTTCCGCCTGTTTTATTCGGTCTACAAATCGGTGTTCAGGCTGCTTACGGGCAAAGTTATCACCTTTGGTAACTTCAGCCTGGTACCGGCCAGCCAGCTACGCAAACTGGCTCATGTATCCGAAATCTGGAATAACTATCCGGGCGGGGTTATTCGATCCCGATTACCCTACACGGCCGTACCACTGGAGCGCGGCCGTCGGCTGGCGGGCGAATCAAAAATGAATTTCGTGTCGCTGGTGTTGCATGGATTGAGTGCCGTTTCCGTTCTGATCGATACCACCGCCGTACGACTGGCGTTATTCTGCGTCATGATGGTTGTGGCCTCGATATTGGGAATTTGCGGGCTACTGTATCTGAAGTTTTTTACCAATACATCCATTCCTGGCTGGACGAGTTATTTGACTTTCTCCTTCCTGATCGTCATTTTACAGGCATTTTTGATTTCGCTACTACTGGTCTTTATTGTGCTTTCGTATCGAATACAGCCACAATTTATACCGGCACGCCAGTTCAGAGACTTTGTTGAACGGCTCGAAAAAGTGTATTGA
- a CDS encoding DUF6056 family protein: MTKISPIARSTTFILLILSIVVALPLIALSFYNHPSPADDYCFASTSMQYGFWQSQQFYYDGWSGRFFHNFLVHGSPLTYGWYGGYKVYPVILLCLLALGFYALASQFLHGFTITAKLGLAAGLFVGFIATLASLSEYMYWYAGMACYSLSTAFLLFLLATLIAHQRRGFGTLPGYLLLESFLLVCIIGSSETGMVMAMSVLGLIAFAGLLQNRRISATTLILFAVGGIACYYLITAPGNAVRMGSNPNSANIPKTLISALKFSAGYIVQQLFLTPLLPLSLLYLPLTYKLTGNKPLPAYLRVHPFLGMLHGAATLIALISLHFYGVGVAPALRLVNIFNLMFWLSWTYNLTLLIVTVRHRIQVETWTRYSRPIAMITLIWTALAIGAGPVLPLAYGDWLSGRASRYDQAMQERYQQMTQSESDTALIKPLPDHPASMFLEDVKNDPKHLWNRCWADYYHKKTIVLQEKAALTTH, translated from the coding sequence ATGACTAAAATTTCGCCAATAGCGCGTTCCACTACGTTTATTCTTCTAATTCTTTCTATTGTCGTTGCTCTACCACTCATCGCCCTTTCTTTCTACAATCACCCATCTCCTGCCGACGACTATTGCTTTGCCAGCACATCGATGCAGTATGGTTTCTGGCAATCGCAACAATTTTATTATGATGGCTGGAGTGGTCGCTTTTTTCATAATTTTCTCGTACACGGCAGTCCACTTACCTACGGTTGGTATGGGGGCTATAAAGTTTATCCTGTTATTCTGCTCTGTTTGCTGGCACTAGGTTTCTATGCGCTGGCAAGTCAGTTTTTGCATGGCTTTACCATAACAGCCAAACTGGGGCTGGCTGCCGGGCTTTTCGTTGGCTTTATAGCGACGCTTGCCAGCCTGTCAGAATATATGTACTGGTATGCCGGTATGGCCTGCTATAGTTTATCGACTGCTTTTCTGCTGTTTCTGTTAGCCACACTGATTGCCCATCAACGACGTGGTTTTGGTACTCTGCCGGGCTACCTTCTTCTGGAAAGTTTCCTCCTTGTCTGTATCATTGGTTCCAGCGAAACCGGTATGGTGATGGCCATGTCGGTTCTGGGACTCATTGCGTTTGCTGGTTTACTACAAAATCGACGCATATCGGCTACTACCCTGATTCTGTTTGCAGTTGGTGGCATTGCCTGTTATTATCTGATAACGGCTCCGGGCAATGCCGTGCGGATGGGCTCAAACCCCAATAGTGCGAATATACCAAAGACACTCATATCGGCACTGAAGTTTTCGGCTGGCTATATTGTCCAACAACTATTTCTGACACCTTTGCTGCCCCTCTCCCTTTTGTATTTACCACTTACCTATAAACTAACCGGCAACAAACCTCTTCCCGCTTATCTTCGGGTGCATCCTTTTCTGGGCATGCTGCACGGCGCGGCCACGCTGATCGCGCTTATTTCCCTTCATTTCTACGGAGTAGGCGTTGCTCCGGCACTACGCCTAGTCAATATTTTCAACCTGATGTTTTGGCTTAGCTGGACCTATAATCTTACCTTGCTGATCGTAACAGTTCGCCACCGGATTCAGGTAGAGACCTGGACGCGATATTCTCGTCCAATAGCCATGATCACACTTATCTGGACAGCCCTTGCTATTGGTGCTGGCCCTGTACTGCCCTTAGCCTATGGCGACTGGCTGAGTGGGCGCGCCAGTCGCTATGATCAGGCTATGCAGGAACGATACCAGCAAATGACTCAGTCTGAAAGTGATACTGCCTTGATAAAACCATTGCCCGACCATCCGGCATCTATGTTTCTGGAGGATGTAAAAAATGACCCTAAACACCTCTGGAACCGTTGCTGGGCCGATTATTACCACAAAAAAACGATTGTATTACAGGAGAAAGCAGCCCTTACTACTCACTAA
- a CDS encoding isochorismatase family protein, with translation MITALDPQTALVLIDLQKGALSYPLLIPASTLLGNTAKLVSAFRNANLPVVIVTIDPLGGPTHNIRRDTPLRPRSSYTPESLELTSEIKPEANDILITKHTWSAFYETGLDEELKQRGITGIVLAGVSTSIGVESTARAASERGYNIAFAQDAITDVVASAHEHSLKLIFPRIGEVGDTDAIIAALN, from the coding sequence ATGATCACAGCTCTCGATCCCCAAACAGCTCTCGTTTTAATCGACCTCCAAAAAGGTGCACTTAGCTACCCGTTATTAATCCCCGCCAGCACGCTGCTCGGCAATACAGCCAAACTGGTATCTGCTTTTCGAAACGCCAATCTACCAGTAGTAATCGTCACTATTGATCCGTTGGGTGGCCCTACACACAATATTCGTCGGGATACTCCGCTAAGACCACGGTCGTCTTACACTCCGGAATCACTGGAACTAACGTCAGAAATTAAGCCGGAGGCCAACGATATTTTAATTACGAAACATACCTGGAGCGCCTTTTACGAAACGGGGCTGGATGAAGAATTAAAACAGCGGGGCATTACGGGAATAGTGCTGGCGGGCGTTTCGACCAGCATTGGCGTAGAAAGTACCGCTCGGGCTGCCAGTGAACGGGGCTATAATATTGCATTTGCGCAGGATGCCATAACCGATGTGGTTGCAAGTGCGCATGAGCACAGTCTGAAACTAATTTTTCCGAGAATTGGTGAAGTCGGCGATACCGACGCCATTATTGCTGCCTTAAACTAG
- a CDS encoding EamA family transporter, protein MSHKPTFSDYFQLHFIVLIWGFTAILGKLLEPLDSSAVVLFRTALAVVGLGVVLAARRQSFRVARRDYWRLFATGCIIGLHWVLFFMAARLANVSVCLAGMATSSLWASLLEPLILRRKVQLIEVVLGAVVMAGLYLIFQFEFDKVMGLIVAMLSAMLASLFTIINSRFTHRYDSLVISLYEMIGASVCALGLWFITQALDPREAISPIQYIPQTTLQWLWLLILSMVCTVYAYSVGVGLLRKFSPYMAVLTVNLEPVYGILLAVMIFGDAERMTAGFYLGTLVILAAVVAYPLWKNRPNSQKSQLPTPL, encoded by the coding sequence ATGTCGCATAAGCCCACGTTTTCCGACTATTTTCAACTCCATTTTATTGTTCTTATCTGGGGGTTTACGGCTATTCTGGGAAAACTACTGGAACCCCTCGACTCGTCGGCTGTGGTTTTATTTCGGACTGCACTTGCGGTTGTTGGGCTTGGCGTTGTGCTGGCAGCCCGCAGGCAAAGTTTTCGGGTGGCTCGCCGGGACTACTGGCGTTTATTTGCCACAGGCTGTATTATTGGACTTCACTGGGTACTTTTTTTCATGGCAGCCCGGCTGGCCAATGTGTCGGTCTGTCTGGCTGGCATGGCTACCAGTTCGCTCTGGGCCAGTTTGCTGGAACCGCTGATTCTGCGCCGGAAAGTTCAACTCATTGAAGTTGTTCTGGGAGCTGTGGTCATGGCGGGGCTATACCTTATTTTTCAGTTTGAGTTCGATAAAGTAATGGGTCTGATCGTGGCTATGCTCTCGGCCATGTTAGCCTCTCTCTTCACCATCATTAACAGTCGTTTTACCCACCGGTACGATTCGCTGGTTATTTCACTTTATGAGATGATCGGCGCATCGGTCTGTGCATTGGGGCTTTGGTTCATAACACAGGCCCTCGACCCACGGGAGGCCATTTCACCTATTCAGTATATACCCCAGACAACACTACAATGGTTATGGCTTTTGATCCTGTCGATGGTCTGTACGGTCTATGCTTATTCGGTTGGTGTGGGCCTGTTACGAAAATTTTCACCGTATATGGCTGTCTTAACCGTAAATTTGGAACCTGTGTATGGGATTTTACTGGCTGTAATGATTTTCGGCGATGCTGAACGTATGACTGCCGGATTCTACCTGGGCACACTTGTTATTCTGGCTGCGGTTGTTGCCTACCCGCTCTGGAAAAACAGGCCCAATAGTCAGAAATCTCAACTACCTACACCGTTATAA
- a CDS encoding glycosyltransferase, with product MSSICIVIPCYNEANRLPVDVFLAYLSQSTNVNFCFVNDGSTDQTQFVLETMREQCPDRIDVQNLTQNKGKAGAVQLGMLKNAIKPFDYIGFFDADLATPLNAITDLTQVLDFNPALDLVMGSRIKYLGNNIQRNPFRHYAGRVIATVISNILKLPVYDTQCGAKVFRQSVVNNLFEKPFISPWLFDVEILARLIQHRGRLNVMSHIAEQPLKQWIEQSDSRIGSEYISKMWYELYRIQRTYRNA from the coding sequence ATGTCATCCATTTGCATTGTTATTCCCTGCTACAACGAAGCCAATCGATTGCCTGTAGACGTTTTCCTTGCATACTTAAGCCAAAGTACCAACGTAAATTTTTGCTTTGTCAACGACGGTAGTACCGACCAGACCCAATTTGTCCTGGAAACGATGCGTGAGCAGTGCCCGGATCGAATTGACGTCCAAAACCTTACTCAAAATAAGGGGAAAGCAGGAGCCGTTCAGTTGGGTATGTTAAAAAATGCCATCAAGCCATTCGACTATATTGGTTTTTTCGATGCAGATTTAGCAACGCCACTCAACGCCATAACCGATTTGACTCAGGTGCTCGACTTCAATCCAGCGCTTGATCTGGTAATGGGGTCACGGATTAAATACCTAGGCAACAACATCCAACGCAATCCTTTCAGGCACTACGCTGGACGTGTTATTGCCACCGTGATCAGCAATATCCTGAAGCTTCCGGTTTATGATACCCAGTGCGGAGCAAAAGTATTCCGACAGAGTGTTGTTAACAATCTGTTTGAGAAACCATTTATCAGCCCGTGGCTATTCGACGTCGAAATACTGGCCCGGCTCATCCAGCATCGGGGTCGACTAAATGTCATGAGCCACATTGCTGAGCAGCCCCTCAAACAGTGGATTGAACAAAGTGACTCCAGAATAGGCTCAGAATACATCTCTAAAATGTGGTACGAACTGTACCGGATTCAACGAACTTACCGAAACGCATGA
- a CDS encoding LptF/LptG family permease produces the protein MKLLDKYILKRFLQTYLFVVMVIVLVVVMIDYTEKVDNFHKTNAPANEILWHYYLNFIPYWANYISPLMVFIATVFLTSRLAARTEIIAILSSGVSFIRLLFPYVLGATVLAVLTYFMVNYIIPKANKTRIAFEIKYINEAFTYSHRNVHLKIAPNVYAYLESYNNQSNTGYKFTLERVEGNQLKQKLTADRIEWDPKKKKWGVYDYNIRNINGLQETLTPGTRIDTTLNLKPDDFSSDFNLYETLTRPELNDHIDLLRSRGSDGVETYLLEKYSRDTRPFAIIILTIIGVIMSARKSRRGVGWQVALGFFLAFTYLLFFMLAKGIAESGNLNPILAVWLPNIIFTFIGVFLYNTIPR, from the coding sequence ATGAAACTACTCGACAAGTATATATTAAAACGGTTTCTGCAAACCTACCTGTTTGTAGTTATGGTTATTGTGCTGGTTGTTGTCATGATCGACTATACCGAAAAGGTTGACAATTTCCACAAAACCAACGCCCCGGCCAACGAGATTCTCTGGCACTATTATCTCAATTTTATTCCCTATTGGGCCAATTATATCAGCCCGTTGATGGTGTTTATTGCAACGGTTTTTCTGACCTCACGGCTGGCCGCGCGTACGGAAATTATTGCTATTCTGAGTAGTGGTGTCAGTTTCATACGACTGCTGTTTCCCTACGTGCTGGGGGCCACTGTACTGGCTGTTCTGACCTATTTTATGGTCAACTACATTATTCCGAAAGCCAATAAAACCCGGATTGCCTTCGAGATTAAGTACATTAACGAAGCCTTCACCTACTCGCACCGCAATGTCCATCTGAAGATTGCCCCCAATGTATATGCTTATCTGGAGAGCTATAATAACCAGAGCAATACGGGCTATAAGTTTACCCTGGAACGGGTCGAGGGCAATCAGTTAAAGCAAAAACTCACTGCCGACCGGATTGAGTGGGACCCTAAAAAGAAAAAATGGGGCGTTTATGACTACAACATCCGCAACATCAACGGACTACAGGAAACGCTCACGCCCGGCACCCGGATAGATACCACTCTGAATCTCAAACCCGACGATTTCAGTTCGGATTTTAACCTATACGAAACCCTGACCCGCCCCGAACTAAACGATCATATTGATCTCTTACGCAGTCGTGGCTCCGACGGTGTTGAAACATACTTACTCGAAAAATACAGCCGGGATACCCGCCCCTTTGCCATTATTATTCTAACGATCATTGGAGTCATTATGTCGGCCCGAAAAAGTCGCCGGGGTGTAGGCTGGCAGGTAGCTCTGGGATTTTTTCTGGCATTCACATACCTGCTGTTTTTTATGCTCGCAAAAGGCATTGCCGAATCCGGTAATCTAAATCCAATACTGGCGGTCTGGCTTCCTAATATTATTTTTACGTTCATCGGCGTATTCCTTTACAACACTATTCCGAGATAA
- a CDS encoding metal-dependent transcriptional regulator, with protein MQSFTEENYLKTIYSLASRQEGEVSTSALAEMTATKAASVTDMLRKLADKQLIHYKKYQGVRLTDEGERLALQIIRRHRLWEVFLVEKLGFGWAEVHAIAEELEHIRSEELVARLDAYLGNPQFDPHGDPIPTPTGKMPQTEYRKLSDVSTGEDVRLMAVLEHSTEFLQHLDHSRLTLGCSVTVAEINAFDKSVILHITNGQPVFVSHEVAKNLLVN; from the coding sequence ATGCAGTCATTTACCGAAGAAAACTACCTGAAGACCATCTATTCGCTCGCTTCCCGTCAGGAGGGCGAGGTGAGCACCAGTGCCCTGGCAGAAATGACAGCTACTAAAGCGGCTTCAGTTACTGATATGCTTCGTAAACTGGCCGACAAACAACTGATTCATTACAAAAAATACCAGGGGGTACGGCTGACCGATGAAGGCGAACGACTGGCCCTTCAGATCATTCGGCGTCATCGGCTCTGGGAGGTCTTTCTGGTCGAAAAATTAGGCTTTGGCTGGGCTGAAGTACACGCAATAGCGGAAGAACTCGAACACATCCGGTCTGAAGAGCTGGTGGCCCGGCTGGATGCCTATCTGGGTAATCCGCAGTTCGATCCACACGGTGATCCCATTCCTACCCCCACTGGCAAAATGCCACAAACCGAATATCGAAAACTATCCGACGTATCAACTGGCGAAGATGTTCGGCTCATGGCTGTGCTCGAACACTCAACCGAATTTTTGCAACACCTCGACCATTCCCGGCTAACGCTTGGCTGTTCGGTTACTGTAGCCGAAATCAATGCGTTCGACAAATCTGTTATTCTTCACATCACGAATGGTCAGCCCGTATTTGTTAGCCACGAAGTCGCGAAGAATTTATTAGTAAACTGA
- a CDS encoding MFS transporter, with product MNLTTFRAFKSRNYRLFFTGQSISLLGTWMQKTAVSWVIYSMTHSKFMLGVSVFATLFPSAVFTSIGGVVSDRYNRHRVLLLTQVLSMVQAILLTLVVFFKHYAVWEIIALSVVLGIINGFDVPARQSLVYEMVDDKSDLPNAVALNSSMVNLSKLLGPAIAGIAIEKLGEVVCFGLNAVSFIAVIGSLLLMKLPAYVPKTHTKNILGELAEGFSYIRQTPSIRYIISMLGLVSLLVLPFTTLMPVYAKDVFHGTASTFGLIDSAIGLGAFIGAIFLASLKAGTNLSRVLMINTFVFGTGLILFSYTPWYPLALLFIVIGAFGMMSQITISNTLLQTRVAPSMRGRVISLYVMAYSSALPIGSLLVGAISQHIGVQNTVLCQGILALLIGVLHLRFFQRNKLKQSASALPTTSPTEVPI from the coding sequence ATGAATCTGACTACATTTCGTGCTTTTAAAAGCCGTAACTATCGATTGTTCTTTACCGGCCAGTCGATCTCCTTACTGGGAACATGGATGCAGAAAACCGCCGTAAGCTGGGTTATCTATTCCATGACGCACTCCAAATTTATGCTTGGCGTGAGTGTATTTGCCACCCTGTTTCCATCGGCCGTGTTTACGTCCATTGGCGGAGTTGTATCGGACCGGTATAATCGGCACCGGGTTTTGCTGTTGACGCAGGTTCTGTCGATGGTTCAGGCCATTTTGCTGACGCTGGTGGTTTTCTTCAAGCACTATGCGGTTTGGGAAATTATTGCGTTGAGTGTCGTGCTGGGCATTATCAACGGCTTCGATGTTCCTGCCCGCCAGTCGCTGGTTTACGAAATGGTCGACGATAAAAGCGACCTGCCCAATGCCGTGGCGCTGAATTCTTCGATGGTCAATTTATCTAAACTGCTAGGTCCTGCCATTGCCGGAATCGCTATCGAAAAACTGGGCGAAGTCGTTTGTTTTGGTCTGAATGCCGTCAGCTTTATTGCCGTTATTGGCTCCTTACTGCTCATGAAACTGCCAGCGTACGTGCCGAAGACCCATACCAAAAACATTCTGGGCGAACTAGCTGAGGGGTTTAGTTATATCCGGCAAACGCCTTCCATCCGCTACATAATCAGTATGCTGGGCCTGGTTAGCTTGCTGGTGCTCCCTTTTACAACACTGATGCCCGTTTACGCAAAAGACGTCTTTCACGGTACGGCTTCAACCTTCGGCCTAATCGACAGCGCCATTGGTCTTGGTGCCTTTATCGGAGCCATCTTTCTGGCCTCACTTAAAGCCGGAACAAACCTCAGCAGAGTGCTCATGATCAACACCTTTGTCTTTGGCACGGGCCTTATTCTATTCTCCTATACGCCCTGGTACCCATTGGCACTGCTGTTTATTGTGATTGGCGCTTTTGGCATGATGTCGCAGATTACGATTAGCAATACCCTGCTGCAAACTCGCGTAGCCCCATCCATGCGAGGACGAGTGATTAGCCTCTATGTCATGGCTTATTCCAGTGCCTTACCCATTGGCAGTTTGCTTGTGGGTGCTATTTCACAGCACATTGGCGTACAGAACACTGTGCTGTGCCAGGGGATTCTAGCCCTGCTTATTGGCGTTCTGCACCTGCGTTTTTTTCAGAGAAATAAGCTTAAACAATCGGCATCCGCCTTACCCACTACTTCACCCACTGAAGTTCCTATATAA